A window of Pectobacterium carotovorum genomic DNA:
AATCCGCCATCGTCACTCCCCAGGTCACATCCCGATAGGCTTGCGTGGTCATAAAACCAAAAGCTGTCGGTGCAGAACTTGGGATACGCAGGACGGTACTTTCCCCCGTAACAGAATGGCTAAACCTGACAATTTTTGAGCCCAGAGTTAACTTATATTTCTGAGACACCGTCGGCAATCTTGCTGGATTAGGCAGCACTCTCACCAAAACCTTCTCATTCGGCTGAGATGGAATGATGGTAATTTCCTGTCCGGCATTACGAGTTGTCCAGGTATTACCGCCATCAGTGGAAGACGCCAGTAACCAGTTATTATTGGTTCCACTTGTTACGCCATCAAAGCGAAGTAAAACATGCTGGCCACGGGTTGCGGTAAATACGTAGTAATCCGCATCAGAGTCACTATCAGAGTTACCTTCAATTTCCCTCAGATTATCTGACAAAGGATATGCCAGAGAAGGAATATCATTTAACTCATAGGCATCAACATTCGTATTAACGATAGCGCCAAAATTAAAAGCAGAACCATCTGCCGTATTGGCCTCCATAAACCAGTAATAGTGCCCCGGCGGAGTTAAATCCAACGTAGCCTCATCAGCATTTCCCGCCTGATTTGAATAATTAATTGCTGTCACATTATTCTGACCATCATCCCGCATCAAACTAAGAGCAATATCGGTTTCAGGGCTCATGCCTACGACGAACGCGGTTGTTTTAGAACGCTGAGTGATTTCAAAGTGATAACAGGCGCTGCCTCCACTTTGCAGTCCGTCCAGCGTATAAATGGTGTTTACGGCAAGGGTTGGGCACAAAGGGGTAAATGCAGCGTTATTAGCAAGAGGTTGAGTACTGGATAACGGTTTTTTTTGTGCGTTATTTGCATCAGCCTGCGCAGTGGGAGCATTGGGAGTAATAACGACAACTCCCTCATTTTCAGCCTTGTGAAATTTATAATGACTTGCGGCATGGGCCTGTATGCTATTAGGGGCCTCAAATACAGAAACCGAGCCTTTCTTTTGCAGTTTCCCAATATCCTTCACTTCGACAGAAACGCTGGTTTCAGCAATCGCTGAACCCATGCAGAATGCCAATCCGGCAGCCGCAAGATATACATTTAAACGATGGTATTTCATCCCAATATTTCCTTATCTTTGAGTATTCTCAAATAGAACGCAGACTTATTATTTAATAATTAACAAATACTGAATGTTAAGCGAAAGTAGTATTACACCGACACGCCGTATAATCTCAATAAAATCTTACAAAAATATTTAAAATGAATTTTTTTAAATGAGCGAATTGAAATTATTATTAAATACAATTAATTCGATCATTGATAATTTACTCAATAATTATTCAATATTCGCGATTAAAATCCACCTCGCCACGCAGCGTATTATCAGCCTGGAAACGAGCAAGATTCTCTAGGAATAATCGTCCCATCAGCCCCGGCACCATTGGTCCCGCAATGTGCGCCGTCAACGTCAGATTCGGTGTTTTCCAGAACGGATGGCTGTACGGCAACGGTTCTTGCCTGAAGACATCCAGCACCGCTTCCGCAATTTGCGCATCACATAGCGCCGCCCGTAAATCATCATCCACCACGGCACTACCGCGCCCGACATTGATAAACAGCGCCGAAGGCTTCATGGCGGCAAACAGACTTGCATCATAAATATCGGTGGTTGCCGAAGTGTCCGGCAGAAGGTTGATCACATAATCGGCCTCCGGCACCGCGGCAGGCAGTTCCGCTAAACTCATGATCCGTTTAAAATCAGGCTGCTGTCTTGGCGTACTGACGATGCCATATAGCTCAACGCCAAAAGGCCGTAAAAAGCCAGCAACCTCGCAGCCGATCTCTCCCGCACCGACAATCAGCACCTTTTTATCCGCCAGCGATCCCGGTAAACGGTGATCCCAGCGCCGCTCTTCCTGACTGATTTGCCGTTCCCCCAGGCGAAGCTCATGCCTGAGCATGTAGGCAATCACGTATTCGGCGATAGGCTGACCAAACACGCCAACGGCGCGGCTTAAGCGGTAATCTCGCGGTAGCCTATCGGCCAACAGCGGTTTGAACCCTGCCCACGTCGACTGTAGCCACTGTGGTTTAGCTCCCTGAGCCAGCAATGCAGCGGCGGTATCAGGTTCACCCAGCCAAATCGGGCAGCTCGCGGCCTGCTCTGCCGTACCGTTTGAGAGCACCAGCTCAAGCTCTGGCGCAGCATGATGTAAGACAGAGCCAATCTCATCGGCACGCGAATCCAGTAGCAGAATAGCGGTCATAAGCACGTTCCTTAATAGGGTGAAGCACCTTTGGCTTCATCCCGATGATTGTCGTCATTACGTTTAAGATTAGGCAGAAGCCTGAATGAGCGACGTCAGTAGCGCGCCACGCTTCGCTTCCGATTTTTTCACCAACGCCGCGAGTTTCTTGGTATTGCCCCAGATGAGATACAAAATATGTTCTATCACGGCGGGTTCTCGCATCCGTACTTCTTCGACGAGCTGTTCGAACAGCGCATCACTCTCTAACGCAGGCAGCACATTCAGCTTTAGCCTTTCCGTCGCATGGCTCAGGCAAGCAACCAAAGTCGCCACGTTCTGTGCCGTCACACCATGCTTATCGAAAAATGCACGAATGAAGGCATCTTGTACCGATTGATGTTCGTCATCCACGCTTTCCATATATTCTTTTACGAGTGGGAAATACCCAGCATCGCTCAGACCCAGCCCGAACACCGCATAGCTTCCCGGCATGCAGCACTTTTCGCCTTCCGAATCCGCGTACCATTCAAATTCCTCAATCGCGGTACGCGCATAATCCTCAAGAAGCGGGTAGTTCGATGCATATTGCAACGCGTTAGCAAAAAAGCGGTGGGTATCCGATTTTGCCAGCCCCTTGATAGGAAGATACTGTCGCGCCGACGATTTCAGAACGATCTTGTAGCTCTTTGGAAAACCGAGCGTCAGTAAGCGCGTAATGAAAAGCAGCGCCTGCTCATACGCTTCGGCGCTTTCCTTACGAATACGTACCGTGATGGTCGAAAACACATCATTCGCCACGCATTCGACCGATTCGTTCTTCAGGTTAATCTGCGCGTTCTCAAACGCACCACTTCCCTCTTCCATGATGCTTAGCGCCCGCGGGTAGCCCAACTGCTTCGCGATATCCAGATATTCCAGCGCCTGAGACTTACTGTAGGAAGGCTCATAACGCAGAATCATGATGGCCGCATAGAGGACTAATTCAACGGGATGAAGCGTTTGTGAATCCTGCACATCCAGTGCGATGCCAGGTTTGAGGATATAAATATCCGGCTCAAAAAAATGCTCAGGCTGGGACACATCGCAGTAGCGCAACAAAAACTGCTGATCAACCCACGTTCTTAACACGCGGGTAATCGTGCGTCGATGCTCAGACAATTCCGCACTCCCTGCGTTTCGCTGCTGAATCTGCTCAAGCAGAGTCATGATCCAGCGGATATCCAGCGAGGGAAAGAGATGCACATCAAGCAAATGACGAACCAGAAAGAACGTTTGTAACGGTTCTGTCGGCGCAGTGCCATGAGTAAGATGCTGCTCGATATAGTCGTGAATAAACTCAAGTAGCCGCTGTTTTTTCACCTCGTTGATGAACGTAAACAGCGTAATCAGCAGCCGGCCTTCGGTTGCTGGGAAGATGGCACGAAAGCAAAACCGATAGTCAATCACCGCAGTCTCTGCCAGTTTCTCAACACGCTGCGCGATAGCCTGAGTCAACACAGGAACGAGATTTTCCTGTATCTGCGCGACGCTCAATGCCCCTTTTCTGCTACCGATCGATAGGCCATCAGCATCACGCTTCGACTTAGCGGATATCGACGTCCGCCCGGGCGCATAATCCAGTATCACATCGTTATGGATGCCCGCCTGCAGCGTTGTTCGCAATACGACCTTATCGACATCGACTCTTTTCTCCAGCGCATCAAACCATTCGCTGATTATCGCCAGCACTTCATCCTGCATAGGTCGTTCGTGTGGTAGTGATACTCCAGCTTCGTTCGAGTGCCTCTCCGTCATTTTTCTCTTTTTCCTTATTATTTATCGCAGATGAAATGTTGCCCCAAAGCCCGGTATTGATGAGATTTACCAACCGCCAAAAAATATCCCAATGACATTCCCACATAAAGCGGACACGACCCTTACTTGAGATATTCTCTCAGCTTCATAAGCCATATTGGGATTATCAGCATGGACAATCTTAAGTGCCGCTTTGATTTACCGTGAGTGGGTCATAGCTGTTCTTCTGTCTCGCGTACGCAGTGAAAATGAGGTCATCTTGTGACGGTTCTTAACCCTGAAATAGTAAATACCCTTCCGCTGGTAAAGATAAACATTGGGCGAATTAGTTACATTGCTTTGAATCATGCTTGTAAGCCCATAAGGGTTACACCGTAGGTTACAGTCAGCGACTGCCAAGAGGCTTTACGCCACGTCCCTAAGGGATTCAATAAGATAGGTACAGAAAGAAGGTCATGGAGCGAGTGAAGGGAATCGAACCCTCGTATGCAGCTTGGGAAGCTGCCGTTCTACCATTGAACTACACTCGCACAGAGAAGCGCGTGGCATTATAGCGCTATGCTGTTGCCGAGCAAGTAAAAAAACCCGGCAAAGCGCTGCTGTTTTAGCCAGTCATGCAGCTTCGGATAGCGGTAGGAACAACGTTTCATAGCCATTGGAAATGACGTGCCAGGCAAAGTAGGCAAATAGCAGTGCGGAAATCAGGCTGCAATAGAATGAGATCCGTTCTTTCAACAGACGCTGGCCGTACTTCACCAGCGCGGCAAGGAAAAACGTCCACAGTACACCACCGACGAAAAAGCCCAACAGAAACAGAGTAATCATGAAGGCAGAGCCATCGGTAGACTGCGCAATAATCGTGCCGCCGATCGCCGCAAACCACAGTAACGCCGTCGGTGACGCCAACGCCATGCCAACGCCGCTGAGAAACTCGGTATACCGCGCTGGTGGCACTGTAAAATCCGCCGCATTCGCTGTCACAGACAGGTCAGCGAAGCGTTTAACCTGATAGTCACGCCATGCTGCACGCGCCATGCTAAACG
This region includes:
- a CDS encoding D-2-hydroxyacid dehydrogenase, whose product is MTAILLLDSRADEIGSVLHHAAPELELVLSNGTAEQAASCPIWLGEPDTAAALLAQGAKPQWLQSTWAGFKPLLADRLPRDYRLSRAVGVFGQPIAEYVIAYMLRHELRLGERQISQEERRWDHRLPGSLADKKVLIVGAGEIGCEVAGFLRPFGVELYGIVSTPRQQPDFKRIMSLAELPAAVPEADYVINLLPDTSATTDIYDASLFAAMKPSALFINVGRGSAVVDDDLRAALCDAQIAEAVLDVFRQEPLPYSHPFWKTPNLTLTAHIAGPMVPGLMGRLFLENLARFQADNTLRGEVDFNREY
- a CDS encoding LysE family transporter is translated as MLLVVFTGMLLSLSLCLDLGMVNTAIINRGLRHGARSAFYIGLGSCFGDLFYATLSVLGLAVVFNLTPVRWVLWIGGGLILIWMTFSMARAAWRDYQVKRFADLSVTANAADFTVPPARYTEFLSGVGMALASPTALLWFAAIGGTIIAQSTDGSAFMITLFLLGFFVGGVLWTFFLAALVKYGQRLLKERISFYCSLISALLFAYFAWHVISNGYETLFLPLSEAA